ttagtgttccctttatttttttgagcagtgtattagtAATAGTGTGGGATTAGTAATCTCAACAATGGGTAGGCCTACATGTATATATTCGTAATAGTGTGGGATTGGGAATCTCAGCAATGGCCATACTTGCAGCGTTTAAATCTCTGTGCTGTCATGGAAGAAACATTCTTCCTTCCTGTCTGCTTCTCCTGGCGATAGCAGAGTATCCCGTAACCAGACTTCTAATAACTACGGGGGGGAGAGTCAATCAATTCTGTCTGAATAGCTAGAGGGTGGGGACGGTTGAGATTATTCTTAAAGGAGACTTGCATTGTTTTACGATTGATGGTTGTTAATCATACACAGGTATAAACTCTGAACACTGAACCTTTGATATTTGAAGTGAACACATCTTTTCCGCTGCCAGTTTTGCCTCTCGGTCAAGTGGAGTACAACACCATGACCGCTATTCAGATAAAGGTAaatagtcatgttatttttatTATAATGACTGTTGTTAGATTTGCTTGTAAATCATATAGTATACATGCTTCTAAATAAGTAGGATACATCTGTTTTTGCCAGATTGTCTATGGTATCATGTCCATTATGTTTATTTCTTCATTGATATTCAGTGTTCTGTCATTACCGATGTGGTTGCTTGTGTTAGTGCAGAAAAAACAGACTCATTGAAACAACAGACTCAGAGACTTTCTCTCGTACATTAATTTTATGATCCCCTTTTATGATCACCTCATTCCAACTCTCACATAGCCCACATAATCCTCTCAGGACCTCCCTGCTCTGTTTTGATGTTCCCAAACCTTTACTCTTTGTGCGATGTGTGACAGACTTATTTGAGTGAATAATCAATTAAGGAAAACTCAGTAGACAAATATGTCAATGAAATATAGGCAAATAGGCTATCAAGGAGCTGACGCAAGTCACACTAATCCAATAGCCTGTTATTTGTTCCCTTTTATGCTTACAGTCTTAATTCACATGAATGAATGCACCCATTGTATTCTACACAGCTGGATCTGCTACTCAAGCCCAAGTTTCTCCTTAATCTACTGATTCAAACTCTGCTGGAGAGCAGCTTTACCAAGGTAACTGGGTTTGGGACTCCAGATAGATTTACTTACAGTGGAGTTTAAGGCATGTCCCTGTGGTCGCATATTGCcctgtgtctttgtctctgtccaaGTCACACAGGTCGGTACTGTACTCTGTACCTGCATTGTTCTAAACCCCAAATTCACTCAATCCCCTTTCTGTAGGTCTCAGTAGGAGCACCCCGACAGAGGTGTATCTGGGGTGgcggttggcctggtcctgtgtcgCTCTATGGTCTCCCTGGCTGTGGTGGGAGCCATCTTTGACCTGGAGTTGCTGGTCATATCGCAAGTGATTGAGGACCGGGACTCGGGCCGGCGGTGTGGCCTGGGGTCAGCTCTGGTGCTTGTGGCGGCGGCGCTGTCGGCAGGGggagtggtggtgttggtgtctCTGCTCCAGCAGCAGGCCTCTCCTTTGGGCTTCACCCTTACCTTCTGGTGCAAGTTTACCGCAGTCTTCCTGCTCTTCCTCAACGGCATGGCAGCGCCACATCCATCACATGGCCCTGCAGGCACCACCTAGAAGCCACCTGGGGAAATGCTAGAGGTGAAAGAGCACAAGGAGTCCAGCAGTGTCCAGCTACAGCAGTACGGCAGAAGGCATTTTCATGTTCCAAACACGCAGACGTCACAGGAACAGTGATTTCCTGTtgggattaggtttagggttacgcCCAGGGTTGAGGACTGTGGAGTATAGTGGACATCAGGACATCTCTTCCTCCATGGGTGTTACAGTGCCTGAGATGTAACAGGGTCTTTTGGAATGGATCGGCTGTGTGTATGATTCCTCAAGGCCTTGTGCATGTGCAGCTTGTTAATAGCACATACTGGGAACAGTAAACAACAACTGCTGCCTGTCTATATGCAGTCAAATCATCTTCATTGTTTTGTGGAAATACAGTTCTGGATTGTGtagaatatatttatttttttacaacatATGTTATTCTTAGTTAGTAGTAACTAATGTGTAACTTCCTTTTAACCCCTTGGCCTCATAGCTACATGatgtacagtgaggcaaaaaagtatttagtcagccaccaattgtgcaagttttcccacttaaaaagaagagagaggcctgtaattttcctcataggtacacttcaattatgacagacaaaatgagagaaaaaaaatccagaaaatcacattgtaggattttttatgaatttatttgcaaatgatggtggaaaataagtatctcACCCCGTGGTGATAATGacttttaaaatacatttattgTGAGAGTTGATGTCATCAAGTCGTACCATCATTGATCATGTGTGAAGCACATGTAATATAACTAACATAGCATGGTTAAATTAATTCTAGGAACTGTCACCAATACATTCACACAAATTCCTTTAAACTTTACAACAGCTCTTGTTTTCATGGTTAAACATACACATATCATATGTAACACTTGGAATATACATGTTAGAAAGCCAATAAATAAAATTAAGCATGTCCACATGGTCCTTTAGAATACCTGGTCATATTGACAATTGTACAGGTGGGTAGGTGCATTCCTGATAGTCATGCAGTGTGTGTGCCATGCGTGACTGCAGGTGAAGATGAGGAAAGGTCAGAATAGCAAACCCATGCACAGAAATGTTTCAGCGTTTTGACCCCACAACCAAAGGTCCAGTCCTGTCACTAAATGCCATGCCGGTCAAAGATCATATACACTC
The genomic region above belongs to Oncorhynchus mykiss isolate Arlee chromosome 3, USDA_OmykA_1.1, whole genome shotgun sequence and contains:
- the tmem37 gene encoding voltage-dependent calcium channel gamma-like subunit, whose protein sequence is MVSLAVVGAIFDLELLVISQVIEDRDSGRRCGLGSALVLVAAALSAGGVVVLVSLLQQQASPLGFTLTFWCKFTAVFLLFLNGMAAPHPSHGPAGTT